GTTTTCCGGGACGTTTATGGATCTTCTGCAGGGGCTCGTAACGCTCCGGTTTCTCGGGAAGTCAAAGGAAAAAGCCGGTGACATTGCCGCAAGCAGCATGAGCTACCGGGATGCGACGATGGATGTATTGAAGGTGGCGTTCCTGTCGTCACTGATGCTTGAATTCATCTCGATGCTGAGTATTTCGCTTGTCGCCCTTGAGGTGGGACTGCGGCTCGTCATCTTCGATCAGCTGACGTTCTTTACCGCCTTCTTCGTCCTGATCCTTGCGCCGGAGTTCTTTGCTTCATTAAAAGAACTCGGGACGGCTTTTCATAACGGCAAAAGCAGTACAGGCGCCTGGGAACGGGTGAAAGGTGCGGTCGGTGACGGTACCGTTGCGGTGAAAAACGGCGATCGGGACATGCCGGCGGATGCGTCTCTTGATCTGGAGGCAAAGGGTATGGCCTTTTCGTACGGCGCTGGCCAATTTGCATTGGGACCGGTCGACTTTTCGATACCTGAAGGGAATCACGTTGCGATTGTCGGCCCGAGCGGCTCGGGGAAATCAACGCTGCTGCAGCTGATCACGGGACTGCGGGCTCCTGAAAGCGGCGAGCTGACCGTATCAGGCATCCCGGTGCACGCGCTCAGACGCGAAAGCTGGTTCCGGGAAATCAGCTATCTGACCCAGCATCCCTATCTCTTCAGCGGGACGCTCCGGGAAAATATCCGCATGGGCGCATTAGAAGACATCCTTGACAGTGACATTCTTGAAGCGGCAAAGGATGCCGGTCTCACGTCGCTCATTGACCGCCTGCCACAAGGCCTCGACACGCCCATCGGCGAAGCCGGGCGCGGTCTGTCCGGCGGCGAGCGGCAGCGGATTGCCCTTGCCAGGGCATTCTTGAAGAAGCCGCGTCTGATCGTGTTTGACGAACCGACGACGGGGCTTGATCTGAGAACCGAACAGATCTTGCAGGCGGGGATCCGCACCCTGAGTGAGAAGGCAACGATGATCACCGTTGCGCACCGGCTCCATACGATACGGGAAGCAGACCGCATTCTTTTTATGGACAATGGCCGGATCATCGCGAACGGTAAGCATAGCGAGCTCATTAATACGGTGCCCGCCTACCGTCAGATGGTGTCTGTGGAAACAGGAGGGGATGCATCATGAAAGATCTTCAGATGATTACAGCCCTGATGCTGAAGGAAAAGAAGGATTTGTTCAAGTCCGTCCTTTACGGGGTTTTAGCAGCTCTGGGTGCCGTGGCACTGTTTGCGAACAGCGGGTACCTCATTTCCGCCGCTGCCGTGACGAACGCCTTTTATGTGCTGACCATCAGCATTGCCCTTTTGAAGCTCTTCAGCGTCTCGCGGGCCGTGTTCCGTTATTTTGAACGGATGGTGTCACACCGGGCGACGTTTACGATGCTCGGGCGGTTTCGGGTTCATTTCTTTGAAAAGCTTGCGCCCCTTGCCCCGTCACTGTCGACGTCCTTTCGGAGCGGGGATCTGTTAAGCCGGGTGACGGGGGACGTGGAGAGCCTGCAGAATTACTTTCTCAGGGTCGTGTATCCGCCTGTCGCCGCAGCGGTCACGTTCCTCATTACGGTTATCTTTACCTTCTTGTTCTCCTGGCAGATCGCCCTCTTGCTCCTTGGGGGTCTGGTCCTGACGAGCGCGCTGATTCCGTATGTGTATGCGCTAAGACAAAAGCGGACAGCCAGCCTGATCCGGGAGAGACGGGCAACCTTGACGGAAGAAGTGACCGAGCTCTATCAGGGGCAGGAAGAGTGGCTGATTCACAATCTTCTTGACGAGAAGAAGAAGAAGACACTCGATGCGTCTGAAGAACTGATCGCCGCGCAGCGCAAGGAACAGAAAACACTGCTTCAGAACCAGTCCGTGAATCAGGCGGTCACGTTCATCGTCAGTGTCCTGATTC
This genomic window from [Bacillus] selenitireducens MLS10 contains:
- the cydD gene encoding thiol reductant ABC exporter subunit CydD, giving the protein MQTLKEWTKQKRNETILLRLNAVALGLSIVAMAWFIVRVVDGVFLQGEGFWDVVPYLILTAVALLFRSLFTWLGGRIGIRLGTQIKQEYRQWLTEDADQKSGQLTGERTGVFVDAVDEVEGYVKNYYPQLIQSSTVPLVLLAAIFYMNWVSGLILLVTAPFIPIMMIVVGKNAEKRSEAQMEKLNRFSGTFMDLLQGLVTLRFLGKSKEKAGDIAASSMSYRDATMDVLKVAFLSSLMLEFISMLSISLVALEVGLRLVIFDQLTFFTAFFVLILAPEFFASLKELGTAFHNGKSSTGAWERVKGAVGDGTVAVKNGDRDMPADASLDLEAKGMAFSYGAGQFALGPVDFSIPEGNHVAIVGPSGSGKSTLLQLITGLRAPESGELTVSGIPVHALRRESWFREISYLTQHPYLFSGTLRENIRMGALEDILDSDILEAAKDAGLTSLIDRLPQGLDTPIGEAGRGLSGGERQRIALARAFLKKPRLIVFDEPTTGLDLRTEQILQAGIRTLSEKATMITVAHRLHTIREADRILFMDNGRIIANGKHSELINTVPAYRQMVSVETGGDAS